A stretch of DNA from Archangium lipolyticum:
TGCAGGAAGAACGTAAGACAGGTCCCGCTCCACCGCCCGCAATTTCACCGCCCAGGAAACGAAGGGCTGTCGGCTGCCAGACGAGGAAGCAGTACGGGCAGGCGGGAAGGACCCTCCTTCCCCGCGCATCGTCCTCTCGACCAGAAGGAGCGCCATGGGCAGGGGTGTGAGGACGGAGGTGCAGGACGCGGGTGTGGCCCCCATGTCGGTGGGCGAGCGAGGGCTCAGCCAGCGGGGAACCACCAGCTCAGCTTGAGGGCGAAGGTGTGGCCACCGGGCGCGGCCAGCGCGTCCCCCAGGAAGCGCGGCGCCAGGGCGTTGCCCCGGAACGAGTCCGTGTACCGGTTCTGCTGCCATACCAGGAAGAGCGTGCTGCCCGGGCGCCACTCCCAGCGCAGCACCACGTTGCTGCGGAAGGAGCGCAGGTTGAAGTCCGGGTCATCCAGGCGGAAGGAGGTGCCGCCATCCACCAGCTGGAGGCCACCGTCGGGCAGGCGCGTGAAGGAGTCGTAGCGGCGCGGGGTGCGGCCCCCCGCCCGTTCCAGCTCGCCGAAGCCGCCGAAGGAGCCGCTGGAGGCAAAGGGCTCGGCGTAGGCCTCGATGCTCAGGTCCGGGGAGAGGAAGAGGTTGGCGCGCAGCCGCAGCGCTACTTCCCGGCGTTGCACGGCGCCGAAGACGTAGCGGTTGCCGAACGTCTCCGCTCGGCCGCCCTCCAGCGTGTCCACGTACTGCACGCCGTCGGTGTAGAGCGACGCGGTGGGCTCGATGCCCAGGCGCAGGCGCCGGTGGGGCTGAAGGGTGAGCGAGGCGCCCACGTAGCCGCCACGGCTGCCCGTTTCGAAGGCCCAGGCCCCACCGTTCACGTTCCAGCGCGTGGTCTCGGAGAAGCTGTTGTCGAGGGAGAAGGACGTGTCCACGCCCTGCCCCGTCTGCATCAGCGGCCCGCCCCGGGTGAGCGTGTCGGAGAGGGCGCGCGGCAGGTACGTCACCCGGAGGTTGCCCGACCAGAAGTTGGGGAAGGTGGCGGAGCCCGTCAGCTCCAGGCTGCTGGCCTGGCGCGAGAGCCCGTAGTTCCAGTTGCTCGAGGCGGCCAGGCCCAGCTCCCAGTTGCGCAGCAGGCGGCCCGGGTTCGTCTCGCGGTAGCGCAGTCCCAGGTTGACGTCGAGGTTGTCCGCGTTGTCGAGCTGGCCCACGTCGTTGAGCTCGAAGCCGGGGGAGTCCGCGCCCACGCTGGCGTTCCACAGCCAGTGCTCGCCACTCACCCGCTCCAGCCGGGCCCCCACCGTGTAGCCGGTCATCGAGGTGGCCCTCGGGTCCACCCGCACGTGCTTCTGGTCCGGCCGCTGGAAGAAGTGGGCGCTGGACTCCTGGATGCGGGTGATGGCGGCCGGGTCTCCGCGCACCACGCTGCCGCCCGCGTAGCCGGAGAGGACGTACTCGCCGTCGAGCAGCCGCAGCCGGAAGTCCGCGCCTCCGGTATACGCCTCGCGGGCCAGCTGGAGCGTGAGCCCCTCGCCCGCGCCGATGTCCCGCAGCAGCGAGGTGAAGGTGGCGCCCACCACCGAGCCTCCAGGTCCCAGCTCCTGCTGTGCGCGCAACACGCCGAAGCCGGTGCGCGAGTCCAGCTTCACCCGGCCCTGCTCGCGGGTGGAGAAGTCATAGGTGTCCGCGAACGCGTCGCCGGTGAAGGCGCCCAGCGCGCCCAGCGACAGGCCCGAGGACAACCGCCCCGTGAGCTTCGCCGCGCCCCAGAGGGTGCTGGCCTGGGGGGAGCGGACGAAGTCGGCTTCCGCGGAGAGCCGCGGCGCGCCCCCCACCCGGCGCGAGTAGAAGTAGTTGGGTCCGTTGCCACTGTTGAAGAGCTGGCTGCCCTCGGTGAAGAAGGGGCGGCGCTCGTCGAAGACGGACTCGAAGGCGGTGAGGTTCACCTGGGCCGGGTCCGCGTCGAGCTGCCCGAAGTCCGGGTTCACCGTGGCGTCCAGGGTGAGGTTGGGCCCCAGGCCCACCTTGGCGTCCAGGCCCACGCGGCCCGCGTAGGGGCGCTGGTGCTCGAAGGGCGTGCCCGCCCGGGGGTTGCCGCCCGAGTCCAGTTGCAGGTCGCTCGACACGTAGGGCACCAGCTCGACGCGGTGCGAGGAGGCCACGCCGCGGATGCCGTGGAGCTCGCCAAAGTGGGAGGACCAGCCGGTGACGTCGCGCGGCACCACCACCCAGAAGTCATCCTCGTTGCGGCGGGGGATGTAGCGGTTGATGTTGACGCCCCACACCTGCTCCCCCTTGCCGTTGAAGCGCAGCTGCGAGAAGGGGATGCGCAGCTCGGCCACCCAGCCATCGGAGGTCCGCCGTGTGCGGGCCTGCCAGATGGGGCTGTAGGAGGCATCGCGTTGGTACTCGTCGTCCTCCGGGTGGTACCAGTCCACGCGCACGCCCGCGGCCGTGACGGCGAAGCTGTAGGCGGTGCGCCGGTCCCGGTACGTGTCGAGTGAGATGATGAGGCGCTCGGCGGAGCCGCTGTCGTCGCGCCGGGTCATCACCGTCTCGATGTCCTCGGGCCTGTCGCTGGACATGCGCGCGCCCACGTAGAGGGCATCCGCGTCGTAGACGAAGGCCACCTCCGTGCGCAGCGAGGCGGGCCTGCCCTGGTGGGGCTCCTTCTGGAGGAAGCCGCTGGTGAAGGCGGCGTGCCTCCAGACCTCGTCGTCGAGCACGCCATCCAGCAATGGGCCCTTCTCCACCTGGAGGGCATCGATGCGCCGCTCTCCGGCCGGAGCGGGCTCCTGGGCCTGGGAGGGGGGCCCCACGGCGAGCAGGGAAGCGAAGAGGGCGGGCGCGAGAAGGAGGCGCATTGCGGGGCGAAGAAACACGCCACACCGCCAATCCCAGCCCAGCCGACAGCATCCAACCCGGGGCCCCACGGCCCGTGCGTGGGGCGGGCGGCCTGGGAACCGCGCCTACTCCTTCTCGATGTCGCGATCCCAGAGCTGCACGCGCGGGTGATCCCCGGACAGACGCTTGCGCAGCTCCTCGGCGATGGCCACCGAGCGGTGCTTACCGCCCGTGCACCCCAGCGCCACCGTGAGGTACGCCTTGCCCTCCTTCTGGTAGCGCGGGAAGAGGAACTGGCAGAGGTCCACCACCTTCTCCACGAACTGCTGTGTCTCCTCGCGATCCAGCACGTACGCGGCCACGCGCGGGTCCTTCCCCGTCAGCCCCTTGAGCTCCGGGACGAAGTAGGGGTTGGGGAGGAAGCGCACGTCGAGGACCAGGTCCGCCTGCGGCGGCACGCCGTGGCGGAAGCCGAAGCTCATCACCGACAGGGAGGGCCCGCTGGCCGGCTCCGGGTTGAAGCGCGCCTGCACCATGCGCTTGAGGTCGTGCACGTTCAGCGCCGACGAGTCGATGACCTGGTCGGCCATCTCCCTCAGGTCCTTGAGCGCCTCGCGCTCGGCGCGGATGCCCTCGGCCACGCTGCCCGTGGGGGCCAGCGGGTGGCGGCGGCGTGTCTCGCTGAAGCGGCGGATGAGGCTCTCGTCGCTGGCGTTCAGGAAGAGCACCTCCACGTGGTGCCCCGCCCGGCGCACCTCGTCGAGCACCCGGGGGGCCTCCTGCAGGAAGATGCCCTCGCGCGCGTCCACCACCAGCGCCAGGTGCTCGAACTGGCCGCCACCGGCCAGCTCGGTCAGCTTGGGCAGCAGCAGCACCGGCAGGTTGTCGATGCAGAAGAAGTTGACGTCTTCCAGGGCACGGATGGCGGTGGACTTGCCCGAACCGGACATGCCCGTGATGACGACGATGTGCTTGGCCGGAGCGGTGCTCACT
This window harbors:
- a CDS encoding carbohydrate binding family 9 domain-containing protein, yielding MRLLLAPALFASLLAVGPPSQAQEPAPAGERRIDALQVEKGPLLDGVLDDEVWRHAAFTSGFLQKEPHQGRPASLRTEVAFVYDADALYVGARMSSDRPEDIETVMTRRDDSGSAERLIISLDTYRDRRTAYSFAVTAAGVRVDWYHPEDDEYQRDASYSPIWQARTRRTSDGWVAELRIPFSQLRFNGKGEQVWGVNINRYIPRRNEDDFWVVVPRDVTGWSSHFGELHGIRGVASSHRVELVPYVSSDLQLDSGGNPRAGTPFEHQRPYAGRVGLDAKVGLGPNLTLDATVNPDFGQLDADPAQVNLTAFESVFDERRPFFTEGSQLFNSGNGPNYFYSRRVGGAPRLSAEADFVRSPQASTLWGAAKLTGRLSSGLSLGALGAFTGDAFADTYDFSTREQGRVKLDSRTGFGVLRAQQELGPGGSVVGATFTSLLRDIGAGEGLTLQLAREAYTGGADFRLRLLDGEYVLSGYAGGSVVRGDPAAITRIQESSAHFFQRPDQKHVRVDPRATSMTGYTVGARLERVSGEHWLWNASVGADSPGFELNDVGQLDNADNLDVNLGLRYRETNPGRLLRNWELGLAASSNWNYGLSRQASSLELTGSATFPNFWSGNLRVTYLPRALSDTLTRGGPLMQTGQGVDTSFSLDNSFSETTRWNVNGGAWAFETGSRGGYVGASLTLQPHRRLRLGIEPTASLYTDGVQYVDTLEGGRAETFGNRYVFGAVQRREVALRLRANLFLSPDLSIEAYAEPFASSGSFGGFGELERAGGRTPRRYDSFTRLPDGGLQLVDGGTSFRLDDPDFNLRSFRSNVVLRWEWRPGSTLFLVWQQNRYTDSFRGNALAPRFLGDALAAPGGHTFALKLSWWFPAG
- the rapZ gene encoding RNase adapter RapZ, with product MSTAPAKHIVVITGMSGSGKSTAIRALEDVNFFCIDNLPVLLLPKLTELAGGGQFEHLALVVDAREGIFLQEAPRVLDEVRRAGHHVEVLFLNASDESLIRRFSETRRRHPLAPTGSVAEGIRAEREALKDLREMADQVIDSSALNVHDLKRMVQARFNPEPASGPSLSVMSFGFRHGVPPQADLVLDVRFLPNPYFVPELKGLTGKDPRVAAYVLDREETQQFVEKVVDLCQFLFPRYQKEGKAYLTVALGCTGGKHRSVAIAEELRKRLSGDHPRVQLWDRDIEKE